In the Glycine max cultivar Williams 82 chromosome 6, Glycine_max_v4.0, whole genome shotgun sequence genome, AATACTCAATTTGGGTAAAGCTCACTCACTCAATTAGTTTAACTAGGCGATGCAACTGAGGTTgtcaaactcgagagtttataTAGACTCTTGAGAGTTTCATAGACTCGACTCATGAACTTGTAAGAGttcacttcatataaaaataataacataatatctataaataatatactaattaaacatttcaacaatataataaagcaaaataataaatcataaatttcacaatacaTAAATAACCAAGCCTAGTAATGTatcactactagataataactttcagatgttatagtagtggtagaGCATTCCTATtgagggtttgatgttattagagaacaagggtttgatgttattagatgTAAGAATTTTTCAATTCGGGAACAACACACTAAATGGAATTATGTTGAAcactaaacaaacaaaaataacccCAAATGACTTATGTTTTGGTCTAATTTTCTTAACTTGCTAACTCGGTGGTAAACTTGAGAGTCTACCGAGTTTACTTAAAGTTTATCGAGTTTACCTAGAGTCTGCTAAAAAGAGAGTTTACACACGAGTAAACTCATAGAGGATAAGTGGACTCGTCAAACTCGTAAAAGTTAGCaagttaactcgagagtttgataaccatgcaGCCACTGCATGTTCATTGTTTGTTCCATCCAAAGCAACCAAATTGACTTTGAATTGAATTGGGAAGAAGCATAATTGAAGTTTGCAAAGGAAAGATTTAGCTATCTCTCCAAATCAACACAATCAGAACCCTAATCCTAAATTCCCAAATTAGTGGACCCCAAATCACCATCTTTGACTCCGTTGCAACCCTCCACGTCGCCATCTCCGGCCCCACTACAACCCACCATGTCACCATCTTTGACCTTATTGTATAACCTTTTGCAGCTCTCACTGTTGTTTCGCAAATCCAAACAGTGCCTTACCTCGAGATCTAGATCCGATGAAACCCACCACGTCGCTCTCTGTGCCTCTTGTTGTCGAAGAGATCATTTTGCAAAGCCACTCTTCATTCTAAGATCTAGATCAAACACAAAGCATAAATGAGGGAGAAACAGTTTGGGGTGAAGGAGGAACATATTAGAAAAAGAGATGACATTGTGGAGGGAGAGGAAGTCCTGGAGTACGCGCGAACATGCCGTGAGTGGCGGTGTGCGGTGGCTCATGGTGGCGGCGCATGTTGGCTTTTCTTTTGAGTGGTGGTGTGTGGTGGCTTGCTTTTCTTTTTAGTGAGAAGGGTTACAAACTTATAGGAAtggttaaaaagaaagaaaggaagaaggTATGAGTCAATGTTAAAATTGGAcggaaattttataattattttattttaaacaaataaggGAGCAAATATTGAACCTTAAAATATAAGACAGTTGTTATATTCACTCCCCTTATATGCTAAAACACCCCCTCTTGTCATTTTTTCCCAAGCTATCCTTGAAATACACTTcgctctctctttcttttccaatataattattttccaaaaaatgtATACCCCCTCTTAAGcaattctaaaattttgcaaCCACACTCCAACATTTCCCATTTACACAAATGATGTCAATGTCAATGCAAATGCAACCTGGTTGATGAATGAAGTCCACAAACATCAGAATGACATCGAATTCAGATGATTTGGAAGCACCAGAATGacatcaaattcaattgtgctAGATGTAGTTTAGGCATGGTTATGGACGAACTCATATTCAGGTCATGGTGCTGGTGTTGTGGAAATATAAAAGGGTTTGATTGCTCACTTTATGTATCGTGTATTGACTCACAAAATTGTTTGGCGTAATTTAGGTAGGCCTATCGAGTTTGCAACTGGGAGAGGTGAGAAATAAGGACCAAGGGAACACTAGGAAGCATGGTAGGGTACTATGGAATATTGTTGATACCATCTGTTCCTTATAATGTTGTAgaatcaatatatatgtaaaggAGTAGTAGTGTTTTGGAAGGAACTCCATGATGCATTTATGAGGTTGGGTCTGGCACTTCTTGTGACAAGCATAACCTTcacttaatattaatataaatccTTTTACTGTGGAAAAAAGTACACAAACACCAAAACAATAACTGTTATGATAAAAAGAAACACCAATGCAAACTATATCAGCATTCCTAGTACATTCATTAGACAAGAAGAACCCTTTGGAGCTCTTTGGTCCACAAGGCGAACAAATCCTCTCTAACACACAAGCTTGTCAAAACTAGCTCGTTAAGAACACTCACATTGAAAGCAAACTCATCAACCCTACACGAACTAGCTTTGCAGAACCTAGGAATCAAAAGCTCCAAATAAGGATCAAAATCAAGTTTGGAAGCATTGACCAACCAAACAATCTAGAAGAAGATCATCTTCCTTGATCATGCACGTGGTGAAATTCGAAGAAGCAATAACCATGAAGCCAATACCTTTTCTATAATCACTGAGGAATTCAAATCATTGCAACATTCATCTTCATGGTTATCCATTCTCACATAGCATAAATGGTTAGTCCCAATCGAGCATAATCTAGTGGAGGATCCAAAAACAAATTTGGATCGCTCCaacattttaactcgtcggtgTCGCAACCTATCTCATGATgggaagatgaaagaaaataaaagaaggcatcttctaaaaaaagaaaacgagTGGGAttcaccaccaatgtttatttaaggaaaacgttagaaaaaccaaaaagaggtctgcgaattttgaaaatacaggtttgggagttgtttacgcatagggaaggtattaacacctcacgtgtccgtcacaagagacgacaacctttaatcgagtgtgcacaacgtgacttcaaaattatttattttctcaagaGTAGTGAAttgcttttattacattattttttttaatatttttcgagtcgacaagggtgttgcccttgctcctacgtatccccaggtgcgatgaagaaatcagacctacatagttctttaagtctgaatgtttgtgtgttaaattgattttatgtttttgaaagatttattttaattgcgaacaaaaagagtcgttaaggcgttgaactttgaaatgatctcaagtgatatttgatgaaaagaagttgggttgtgaattgattttttttctttcatttttgttgtgtttattaCCTTCCAGTCtcactaaaaaaacaatttccaTGACAATAGTAATCGACTAGAATTAAGCCttatgaataaaatgaaattaccaacgaTAAGTGGAGAAGATAAATGCACACATAATATCACAGAGGACccataagggtacatagattacatcaaaatcttaagaaaaactaactgaCTATTGCACAGGATACAAGGCTAGCAAGAGAAAGGATGTAGGAAACGATCCACGGTTCGATTTAATGGCACCTCAGCtttgcttttttcttcttctctttgtcCCTGTATTTTTCCTTCTGTTCCTTCAAATGTTAGTCCCTAAACCCTTCCCTCTGCATGGcaatttatagaaaaagccatttggtgcaggggaagcttgcccaggcgagctagttgCTTAGGCCTGAAGGCATTTCATGACCTAGGCGAGTcagatgctagcctgggcgagcttggGTCCAAAAAAGTCcacaaaatgacccttttgccccctttcccttgtatttttttgttttcttggtcaAAACCCAGAGTGATCCCTGACTTCGCGCTGTAACTGGTGCCAAACACCGTAATTCGATCAGTAATGATCAAAACATCATAGGTGAATGATAAAATATCATACCCGGATGAAATTAAGGTCTGGCAGTTGAAAATGCTGAAAACGCTACATATGGCACTATCACCAATCGCCAAAACTGTGAAACTATTGGAAATGTTTCCCAAACTTGCCAAAGTGAGTCCCCAACATATTAGTCCGTCAACGTTGACCTCCTCACAAGTGAATCCCTCCCCACAAGCTAATGAGAAGTCAGAGGCTAACCAATCATAAAAGGAAGCAAGAATCCCATTGTTGTTTGCTGCaaatagataattaaattgGGGGAGAATGAGTTTCACGAAAGGGGGAGGgggtataaattttttagaagGGTAGTTGGGGGAAAAATTGAGAAAGGGGAGTGTATTAGAATATAGGAAAAGTGAATATAGtaattatcaaatataattaaagaacACTTGTATAATTCTACCCACGGAAAAAAAGCAACTTAGAGAGATGCACGAAGCAACAGCCGCAACCCAAACCCTTTCGATACCTACTGGACCAATATTTAATAAAGGCCCAACATCCACATTGGGTAATGGATATATATTCCCCaaatattttgttcttttctacCTCTCTTCACTCTCAGTCTCAGTCTCCACTTTCTGAGAAGAGCGCCAAATTAGGGTTAGATTATCAGGGTTTAACCgttcctcctcttcctctaccATAATCAACAACCTCTTCCCAATCCCAATGGATCCAACCAAGAAGCGCAAGCTCGACGAGAACGGCTTCAACAACAACGACTCTTCCGACCCCCTCAAGCTCTCCCCCTCCGAAGTCCGCAAGCTCATCGAGCGCTTCACCTCCGACCAGCTCCTCGACATCCTCCAGGACGCGGTGGCGCGCCACCTCGACGTCCTTGCCGCCGTGCGCGCCGTCGCGGACCCTGACGTCTCCCAGCGCAAGCTCTTCATCCGCGGCCTCGGCTGGGACACCACCACCGACGGCCTCCGCTCGCTCTTCTCCACCTTCGGCGACCTCGAGGAGGCCGTTGTCATCCTCGACAAGGCCACTGGCAAGTCCAAGGGATACGGCTTCGTCACCTTCCGCCACGTCGACGGCGCGCTTCTCGCCCTCCGCGAGCCCAGCAAGCGCATCGACGGCCGCGTGACGGTCACGCAGCTCGCCGCCGCCGGGAACTCCGCGTCGAACGTCAACCCCGCTGACGTAGCTCTCCGTAAGATCTACGTCGCCAACGTGCCGCCGGACCTGCCCGCGGACAAGCTTCTCGCGCACTTCTCCGTGTACGGCGAAATCGAAGAAGGTCCGTTAGGGTTTGATAAACAAACAGGAAAGTCGAAAGGGTTtgctttatttgtttataagtcTCCCGAGGGTGCTCAGGCCGCATTGATAGATCCTGTGAAGACTGTGGAAGGGAGGCAGTTGAGTTGTAAGTTGGCGATTACTGATGGGAAGCAGGGAAAGCGGGTAGGGCCGGACTCGGCCCAGGCCCATCACGGGAATGTTCAGCACGGGCATGGAGATGGAGTGGGGGCGGGAATGGGGATGCCTCCTAATGCGGGGTCCGGGCCTGGGCAGTATGGTGGACCTGGACAGTATGGGCCCCCGGTTGGGATGGGTTCTTATGGTGGGTTTGGCGGACAGCCTCCGATGGGCAATCATAACCATCCTCTTAATTCGACGAATCCTGTGCCGGGTTCTTTGGCAGGTGCTGGTGGGTATGGTGGTGGGATGGGTGGGCCATATGGTGGGTACGGTGGTGGACCTGGACCGGGGTCGACTGGCTTTGGCGGTGCTGGTGGGATGGGAGGAGGTGGTGGAGGTGTTGGTGGTGGCGCTGGTGGCGGGCTTGGTGGTGCTGGTGGTGGTAGTTCTATGTATAGATTGCCGGGTTCGGGCGGAATGCCTGCTGGTGGTACTGGAGGGTATCCGGATAGTGGACACTATGGTTTATCAGCTTCCTCTGGGTACCAGAATCAGCATCACCCTCCTTCTGGAACTTCACCTATGCCTAGGGTTCCGCCTGGTTCGATGTATCCCAATATGCCCCCTTACTACTGAAGAGGTAATTTAGGTTGTTCTGTTATTGAGTACTTTTTGTAGGTTGTGTGTAAGTCTAAGTAATTCATTTGTTTTCGTTCTGTTAAGTTTTGATTGCCCTGCATTGATAGTGTGTTTATCTGTTTTGTGTGTGTGCGCTGTTTTTTCTGGCTGTACTGTTGTTCCTTTGACTATGCTATTctatctttttttacttttagtgtTGTTGGGTTGGTTGTATGCTGTTGGttttatttgtaattagttGATTTAGCGCCGTGAGGTTTATTGCCCTTTGAAGAGAACAATTGACTCACTTTATGTTATGGATACTTTGTTTGTGTGAAGCTGTTTTTACTGTGTATGTGCATGTTGAATGAGTTTCCAAACATGCACGGGATGTTCTCCCTTTGTCTTGATCTGTTTTTTTTGAGTTTCTTGCCAtgatgtgttttttctttttcaatgatAATGGTCTATGTTCTACTTGTCTCCATTTGTTGACCTTCTTGCTGTGATATTAcaaaatgtttattaaattgaaaCGAACATCCTCAATTGCTTGTGTTGTTGTTGGAGATCATATAGCTGACCTGTGGTTTTGTAAGCCTGATCAATGAATGTTATTCTCTGATGCAACAGTAACTTGACAAATCATATGTTGAAGTTGGTTGTAGTTGGTGAGCTTTTGATAAGTTGCATATTAATTGAATCCTTTCAGCGTGAAATTCAATTGAGCTTGTTAATTTCTTTCTaacttttggttttttctatattattttatattttatttcgaATTATGTTATAACTGTCATTGTTCACGTGTTAGTctggtttattttatttatcttattggTAGTTTGTCAAGATACTGGTCTCTCTGAGTTAAGTACCAAATAACTTGGATTGCCTTAGACAttagattcttttttttctaaaatgacAACAGTTAATGTGTTAAGTAAGTAATTACATGGACAGATTTCATAATTACAAtgcttattcattttattaaatcaaatctACACATAGAAACTATTGATGAGAGTATGTTGTCATTGGGTATTTTTGAATTGTGAGGCCAGAGGTGAAGCGTGTGAACTGataaacaataacaacaaaGTTGTATTCCACTAGGTGAGGTCTGCTACATGGATCATACAATGGAATGATGGAGATCATAAAATCTGGAGTTACTTTGGGTGTTCATGTTTTGGTGTCATTTGTGGAAACTTGGAGTTAATTTCTGATTTATGAAAAATCTTGTACAGTGATTATCAAGCATAGAATATGCGTTTTTGTGTCTGTTTGGTTTCTAATTTATAGAATTTAATTGATGCTGACTTGAGAGTGGCGGCTCTGTGATTTGGTCTTTGTCTTCTGTGATCTGTTATTGTGCCTTGCTTAATTTGCTTATTCGCTCAATTTCTttgt is a window encoding:
- the LOC100776220 gene encoding UBP1-associated protein 2C; this encodes MDPTKKRKLDENGFNNNDSSDPLKLSPSEVRKLIERFTSDQLLDILQDAVARHLDVLAAVRAVADPDVSQRKLFIRGLGWDTTTDGLRSLFSTFGDLEEAVVILDKATGKSKGYGFVTFRHVDGALLALREPSKRIDGRVTVTQLAAAGNSASNVNPADVALRKIYVANVPPDLPADKLLAHFSVYGEIEEGPLGFDKQTGKSKGFALFVYKSPEGAQAALIDPVKTVEGRQLSCKLAITDGKQGKRVGPDSAQAHHGNVQHGHGDGVGAGMGMPPNAGSGPGQYGGPGQYGPPVGMGSYGGFGGQPPMGNHNHPLNSTNPVPGSLAGAGGYGGGMGGPYGGYGGGPGPGSTGFGGAGGMGGGGGGVGGGAGGGLGGAGGGSSMYRLPGSGGMPAGGTGGYPDSGHYGLSASSGYQNQHHPPSGTSPMPRVPPGSMYPNMPPYY